The Cellulomonas sp. S1-8 genomic sequence GCTCGGCGGCCGGCGGCGTCTTCGTGATGAAGGTGAACGAGCGGTCCTCGTACACCGTGATCTCGACGGGGATGACGTTGCCGCGCTGCGCCTCGGTGGCCGCGTTGTAGGCCTTGCAGAACTCCATGATGTTCACGCCGTGCTGACCGAGCGCGGGCCCGATCGGCGGCGCGGGGGTGGCCGCGCCGGCCTTGATCTGGAGCTTGATGAGGCCGGTGACCTTCTTCTTGGGGGGCATGATGCCTTCCGTTCGTGTCGTGGGCCGACGCCGTGGGCGATGACCCGGTTGCAGTACCCCGCTGCGCGGGGCGGATCAGCGAGGTCAGATCTTCGAGACCTGGCTGAAGGACAGCTCGACCGGGGTCTCCCGGCCGAAGAGCGAGACGAGGACCTTGAGCTTCTGGTTCTCGGGGTTGATCTCGGAGATCGTCGCGGGCAGCGTGTCGAAGGGCCCGCCGTCGGTGACGGTGACCGACTCGCCGACCGTGAAGTCGACCTCGACCGGCTTGCTCGACGACGCGGCCGCCTGCTGGGCCGGGGTCTTGATCTCGAGCGTCGGCGCGAGCATCGAGAAGACCTCGTCGAGCGTCAGGGGCACCGGCTGGTGCGTGTGCCCGACGAACCCGGTGACGCCCGGCGTGTGGCGCACGGCGCCCCACGACTCGTCGGTCAGGTCCATGCGGACGAGGACGTAGCCGGGGATCCGCACGCGCTTGACGACCTTGCGCTGCGCGTTCTTGATCTCCACGACCTCCTCCATGGGGACCTCCACCTGGTGGATGTAGTCCTCCATGTTCAGGCTCTGCGTGCGCGACTCGAGGTTCGCCTTCACGCGGTTCTCGTAGCCCGCGTAGGAGTGGATGACGTACCAGTCGCCGGGCATGCGGCGCAGCTGCGCCTTGAACGCGGCGACGGGGTCCTCGTCAGGGTCGATCTCGTCGTCCGACGCGGGCGCGGCCTCGTCGGTGGCGTCGTCGTCGGCGGCATCGGCTGCGTCGTCCGGTCCGGCCTCGTCGGCGTCCCCGGCCTCGCTGTCGTCGGCCACCTCGACCTCGGCCACCTCGACCTCGTCGGCCTCGACCTCGTCGCCCTCGACCTCGGCGGCGCTCGTGTCGTCGATCTCGTCACCCGCGCTCGCCTCGACGGCCTCGACGGAGGCCAGGGCGTCCGCGAGCTCGGCCTCGGCGCCCGACGTGGGCTCCTGCGACTCCTGCGACACGTGCAACCTGCTTTCTTTCGGTGAGGGGCCGGCGCACACGCCGGCGTCGCGCGGGCTCGACCCGCGCGGGTGGGTGGTGCGCCGGCGTCAGCCGGCGCGCGTCACCCGAAGACCCAGAACGTCAGCTTCCCGATGCCCAGGTCGATGAGCGTGACGAAGAGCATCACGACGGTGACGAACACGAGCACCACGCTGGTGTAGGTGATGAGCTCCTGGCGGGTGGGCCGGACGACCTTCTTGAGCTCGGCCACGACCTGCCGCACGAAGAGCGCGATGCGCGCGAACAGCCCGCGCTTGTGCTCCTCGCGGCGCGGCTCGCGCTCGCTCCGGTCGGCGGCGGAGCCGTCGGCGTCGGACGCCGCGGCGGCAGCGGTATCGCTCACGTCAGGCCCCTGTCTCGTCTCGTGCGGCACCCGGACGGGACCGCTGGTCGAGGACGCACGGGCCGGACCGACGCGACGCGCCGGACCGACCGGCGGTCCTGCTCACGACGCCGACCCGCGCCCCGAGAGATCTCGGGGACGGATCGGTCCGCGTGCGCAGGGCAGACAGGACTCGAACCTGCAACCTGCGGTTTTGGAGACCGCTGCGCTACCAATTGCGCCACTGCCCTACGACGACCTGGTCCACCACGACGTCGCTCCCCCCAGGACCGCTGTGGCCTGAGGGCGTGCTTCATCATGGCGGACGTCAACCGCCGGGTGATCACTGTACGCGACCCGGGCGGTGCGGTCGAACCCGCCCATCCTCGCCCCCGGGGCGTCGGCCGATCTCGCCCACGGCCCGCGTACCACGTCGTGATATCCGCTCGCGGCACCGCCCCGTGCCTCTGCGAGGATGTCCGCGTGAGCCAGCACAGCGCCCCGACGACGACGTCCACCCGCGCGAGGGTCTCCGCCCGCGTCGCCGCGATCGCGGAGTCCGCGACCCTCGCGGTCGACGCCAGGGCAAAGGCCCTCAAGGCCGCCGGCCGGCCGGTGATCGGCTTCGGCGCCGGCGAGCCCGACTTCCCGTCGCCGGACTACGTGGTCGAGGCGGCGGTGCGCGCGGCGCAGGACCCGGTCAACCACCGGTACTCCCCCGCGGCCGGCCTGCCCGTGCTGCGCGAGGCGATCGCCGCCAAGACGCTGCGCGACTCCGGCTACGACGTGAAGCCCTCCGAGGTGCTGGTGACCAACGGCGGCAAGCAGGCCGTCTTCCAGGCCTTCGCCGCGCTCCTCGACCCGGGTGACGAGGTCCTGCTGCCCGCGCCGTACTGGACGACCTACCCCGAGGCGATCCGCCTGACGGGCGCCGAGCCCGTCGAGGTGTTCGCGGGCGTCGACCAGGGCTACCTGGTGACGGTCGAGCAGCTCGAGGCGGCCCGGACCCCCCGGACCAAGGTGCTGCTGTTCAACTCGCCCTCGAACCCGACGGGCGCGGTGTACTCCCCCGAGCAGACGCAGGAGATCGGCCGCTGGGCGCTCGAGCACGGCATCTGGGTCGTCACGGACGAGATCTACGAGCACCTGACCTACGACGACGCGGTGTTCACCCCGATCGTGCGCGCCGTCCCGGAGCTCGCGGACACGACCGTCGTCCTCAACGGCGTCGCCAAGACCTACGCGATGACCGGCTGGCGCGTGGGCTGGATGATCGGGCCCACCGACGTGATCAAGGCCGCCACGAACCTGCAGTCGCACCTGACGTCGAACGTCGCGAACGTGTCCCAGCGCGCGGCCGTCGCCGCGCTGACGGGCGACCTGTCGGCCGTCGAGACGATGCGGGCGGCGTTCGACCGGCGCCGCCGCACGATGGTCGAGATGCTCTCGACGATCGACGGCGTGCGCTGCCCGGCGCCGCAGGGCGCGTTCTACGCCTACCCCTCGGTCGAGGGCGTCCTCGGCCGCACGATCCGCGGCGTCACGCCGACGACGTCGGCCGAGCTCGCCTCGCTCATCCTCGACGAGGTCGAGGTGGCGGTCGTGCCGGGCGAGGCGTTCGGGCCCAGCGGCTACCTGCGCCTGTCGTACGCGCTCGGCGACGACGACCTGGTGGAGGGCGTGGGCCGCATCCAGGCCCTGCTCGGCGAGGCCGTCTGACCCGCTGACGGACGCGGTCGTCCACCGATCGGTGGACGACCGCCACCACCGCGCGGTCGTCGCGGCGGCGACGTCCCCGGCGGGACGCTCGAGCATGATGACGACGAACGCCCCGGCCGTCCTGGTCGAGGGCCTGCACAAGCGGTACGGCGACAAGCGCGCCGTGGACGGCCTCGACCTGCGCGTCGAGCACGGCGAGATCGTCGCCGTCCTCGGTCCCAACGGCGCCGGCAAGACCACGACCGTCGAGACCCTCGAGGGGTTCCGACGGGCCGACGCGGGGCACGTGCGCGTGCTCGGTGAGGATCCCGCGCGCGGCGGACGGGCCTGGCGGTCCCGGCTCGGCGTGGTGCTGCAGGACAACCAGGACCTCGCCGAGGTGACGGTCGGGGAGATCGTGCGGCACGTCGCGGGCTTCTACCCCGCGCCCCGGGACCCTGACGCCGTGATCGACGCGGTGGGCCTGCGGGAGAAGGTGTCGACCCGCACGCGTGCGCTGTCCGGCGGGCAGCGGCGCCGGCTCGACGTCGCACTCGGCGTCGTCGGCGACCCCGAGCTGCTGTTCCTCGACGAGCCGACCACGGGGTTCGACCCGCAGGCGCGCCACGACTTCTGGGACCTCGTGGAGTCCCTGCGGGACACGGGCACGACGATCCTGCTGACGACGCACTACCTCGAGGAGGCCGAGCGGCTGGCGGACCGCGTGGTCGTCGTGGCGCGCGGACGCGTCGTGGCCGAGGGCGCGCCGGCGGACCTGGGAGGACGACGGGCGCGACGGGCCCGTGTGCGCTGGACGGTCGACGGCGTCGGCCACGAGGAGGCGACGGACACCCCTACGGCGCTCGTCGCGCGCCTCGCCGCACAGGTCGGCCGGCCCGACGGGGAGGTCCCCGGGCTGCAGGTGCTGCGGCCCACGCTGGAGGACGTGTACCTGGGGCTGATCGGCGAGGCCGCGACGGACGCGGCGACGGGCACGGCTGCGACACACGAGGAGGCGGCACGATGACCACGACGACCGGCACCACCGACGGCACGCGCACGACGCGCTCCGCACGACGCACGACGACGGCGCTGCCGGGCCCGGCCCGCCTTGCCTGGTCCCGCACCCGGTACGAGGTCCGGGGTTCTTCCGCGAGCGCGACTCGGTCGTGTTCGTCTTCGCCTACCCGATCCTCATGCTCGCGATCTTCGCGACGGTGTTCGGGGCGGACGAGGAGGTGCTGGCCGGGTCCGGCGTCTACTTCCCGCAGTACTTCCTGCCCGGCATGGTCGCCACGGGCGTCATGCTCTCGAGCTTCCAGAACCTGGCGATCGCGATCGCGGCCGAGCGCGACGACGGCACCCTCAAGCGGCTGCGGTCGACACCGCTGCCCCCCACGGCGTACTTCCTGGGCAAGACGGGGCAGGTGCTCGTCACGGCGGGCGTGCAGACCGCGCTGCTGCTCGCGGTCGCGGCCCTGGTGTTCGACGTCCCCCTGCCGACGGAACCCGGCCGCTGGGCGACGTTCGCCTGGGTCTTCGTGCTCGGCACGGCCGCCGGATCGGTGTGCGGCGTGGCGTACTCCTCGGTCCCGCGCACGGGCCGGTCGGCCAGCCCGGTCGTGATCCCGGTGGTGCTGGTCCTGCAGTTCGTCTCCGGCGTGTTCTTCCAGTTCGACCAGCTGCCGACGTGGATGCAGCAGCTGGCGTCGGTCTTCCCGCTGAAGTGGATGGCCCAGGGCATGCGCTCGGTCTTCCTCCCCGACGAGGCGGCGGTGCTGGAGCCGTCGGGCTCCTGGCAGCACGGGGCGACGGCCGCCGTGCTCGCGGCGTGGCTGGTCGTGGGGCTCGTGGTGGGCGTGCGGACCTTCCGCTGGCGGCGCCGGGACGACGGGTGACGCGCGTCGACCGGTCGGCCGGGACCGTGGCAGAGTCGCGGGCATGAGCACCGCCGCCGCCGCGCCCCCCGGGCGCGCGACCGTGGACCGGCACGGGTTCTGGCTGCGCACGCTGCTGATGTACGACCTGGTGTTCGTCGGGATGTCGACGGTGTACCTGATCGCGGTGCTGACGCAGGCCGACGACCTCGCCGAGGCGCTGGTGCCGGCGACCACGATGGTGGTGCTGACGCTCGCGTACGCCCTGGTCGGGCGGCGCGGCGCGCAGCGCGGCAGCGCCCGGCTCGTGGACGCGTACCTCGTGGTCCTGGTCGTCGTCGTGGTCGTGCAGGTCGTGAACGGCGACATCGGCTCGGTCCTGCTCTTCCTCGCCTTCACGCAGATCTGGTTCTTCGCCCGCACCCGCGTCGCGGGCGTCGTGTGGGCGACGGTGCTGACGGTGGCCATCACGACCGGCGCGGTCCTGCGCGTGCAGGCGAGGGGCCCGCAGATCGCGGAGATCGCCGCGGAGTACGGCGCCGCGCTGCTCTTCGCCGTGGTCCTCGGGCTGTGGATCACGCAGGTCGCCGAGCAGAGCGAGGTGCGCGCCTCCCTGCTCGAGGAGCTGAGCGCCGCGCAGGACGCGCTCGCGGCCTCCCACCACGAGGCCGGCGTCGTCGCCGAGCGGGAACGGCTGGCCGCGGAGATCCACGACACGCTCGCCCAGGGGTTCACGTCGGTCGTGATGCTCGCGCAGACCGCGACGGTCGAGCTCGAGCGCGGGCACGCCGACCGCGCGGCCGCGCGGCTGGCGCACATCGAGGACGTCGCGCGGGACAACCTGGCGGAGGCGCGTGCGCTCGTCGCGGCGTTCGCCCCGCCCGACCTGCAGGACGGCACCCTGGCCGACGCCCTGGCGCGCCTGGCGGCGCGGTTCGGGGCGGAGACCGGGACGCACGTGGAGGTCGTCGCCGCGGCCGCGGACGACGTGACCGGACGCGATGCGCAGCTCGTGCTGCTGCGGGTCGCGCAGGAGTCCCTGGCGAACGTCCGCCGGCACGCGGGCGCGTCGCAGGTCACGTTGCGCCTGACGCGGTCCGGCGACGAGGTCGTGCTCGAGGTCGCCGACGACGGCGGCGGGCTGCGGCCCGGCACACCGGAGGGCAACGGGCTGCGCGGCATGCGGGCCCGCGCCGACGCCGCAGGGGGTGCGCTCGACGTGGTGGGGATGCCGGGCGGAGGCACGCGGGTGCGGGTCCGGGTACCGGCCGCCGTGGACGCCGCTGCGACGCGCCCCACCGCCACCGACGGGGAGGCGTCGTGACCGTGCGCGTCGTCGTCGCCGACGACCACCCGGTCGTCCGGGCGGGGATCGTGGCCCTGCTCGACCTCGAGCCGGACCTCGAGGTCGTCGGGGAGGCCGGCGACGGGGAGCAGGCCGTCGCGCTCGCCGCGGCGCTGCGCCCCGACCTCGTCCTCATGGACCTGCGGATGCCGGGCACCGACGGCGCGGACGCGACGGCCCGCATCGTCGCGGAGGTGCCGGGCGTGCACGTGCTGGTCCTGACGACGTACGAGACGGACACCGACATCCTGCGGGCGGTCGAGGCGGGTGCGACCGGCTACCTGCTCAAGGACACGCCGCGCGACCAGCTCGTCGCAGGGGTGCGCGCCGCCGCACGTGGTGAGTCGGCGCTGTCGCCGTCGGTGGCCCGCCGGCTCGTGCAGCAGGTGCGCGGCGACGGTGGCGACCGCCTCACACCCCGCGAGCGACAGGTCCTCGCGGGCGTCGCGCGGGGGCTGTCCAACGCCGCGGTGGGTCGCGAGCTGTTCATCACCGAGGCGACCGTGAAGACGCACCTGCTGCGGGCGTTCGCCAAGCTCGGCGTCGACGACCGCACCCGCGCCGTCACCGTCGCGATCGAGCGCGGGATCCTGCCCGGCGCGTGACGCGCCGACCCGCAGACCGGCGCGCGGACGCACCTACTCCCCGCACCGGGCGCCCGACCATACTGAGCGCATGCGGAACGGGCCGGCGTCGGGACGGGCGCTCGGCGTGCCCTCCGAGGCGCCGCGGGCCACGACCTCGCGCGTCACCGTCCGGGGCCGGCTCATGACGGCCGTGGTCGCGCTGACCGCGGCGGCGATGACGGTGGCCGGGGTCACTGGGCTCGCGCTGCAGCTGCGCGCGACCGACGCCCGCATCGACGACTCGCTGAGCCGCGCCGTCACCGCGTTGCGCAGCACCCAGGCGGAGGGTCAGGTGCAGCCCGACGGGTCGCGCGGCCCGTGGACCTCCGTGCAGGCGATGCTGCGCGAGGCGGTCGAGGCGCGCGTGCCGGCCGAGCACGAGGGCATGCTCTCGATGATCGACGGCACGTTCGACCTGCGGCCTGCGGACGAGACGCGCGCGATCCGCCTGGACACCGACGAGGAGCTCATGGCGTGGCTCGGCGGGCTCACGCCCGACGACCCGCTCTCCGACGTCCCGCGCACGGTGCGCACGTCCGTGACCGAGTACCGCCTCGTCGCCGTCCCGGTGAGCCTCGAGGCCGATCCCGGCGTCGCGGGCATGTTCGTCGTCGCCTCCGACCGGACCGCGCAGAACGCGGGCGTGTGGCGGATCTTCGCCACCTACTCCCTGGTGGGGCTGGTGGCGCTGGCGGTGACGTCGCTCGTGGCGTGGTTCGTCGTCGGGCGGATGCTGCGCCCCGTCCGGGTGCTGCGCGACACCGTGCGCCGCGTCACCGAGTCGGACCTCTCCGAGCGCATCGCCGTCCGCGGCAAGGACGACCTGTCCGACCTCGCGGCCTCCGTGAACTCCATGCTCGCGCGTCTCGAGGGCGCCTTCGGGTCGCAGCGCGAGCTGCTGGACGACGTGGGCCACGAGCTGCGCACCCCCCTGACGATCGTGCGCGGCCACCTCGAGCTGCTCGACCCGGGCGACGAGTCCGACGTGCGCGCGACGCAGTCCCTCGCGCTCGACGAGCTGGACCGCATGCAGCGCCTGGTCGACGACCTCGTGACGCTCGCGACGGCCGACCGCCCCGACTTCGTGCGGCGGGCGCCCGTCGACGTCGGACGCCTCACCGACGACGTGCTGGAGAAGGCCCGCGGGCTGGGCGAGCGCCGGTTCGTCGTCGTGTCGCGCGCGGACGTCATGGCGGACGTCGACGCGCAGCGCGTCACGCAGGCCTGGCTGCAGCTGCTGGCCAACGCGGTGCGCTTCTCGGCTCCGGGGTCGACCGTGCGCCTGGGCAGCGAGGTGTCCGCCGGCCGCCTGCTCGTCTGGGTGCGCGACGAGGGCCCGGGCGTGCCACGCGACGAGGAGACGCGGATCTTCGAGCGCTTCCACCGCGGGCAGGCCGACCGCGTCCAGCACGGTGCGGGCCTCGGCCTGCCGATCGTCGCGGCCATCGCGGCCGCGCACGGGGGACGCGTGTTCCTCGAGCATCCCCCGCCCGGCGCCGGTCCCGGCGTCGGTTTCGTCCTCGACCTGCCCGCCGTCGGCCTCGTCGACGGCGAGTCCGAGTCCCTCGAGCTCGTGGAGCCCCGCAGATGACGCACATCCTGATCGCCGAGGACGAGGAGCGCATCGCCGCCTTCGTCGCCAAGGGCCTGCGCGCCCACGGGTACGAGGCGACCGCCGTCCTGACCGGTGAGGCGGCGCTCGAGCGCGTCGAGACCGGTGGTGTCGACCTGCTCGTGCTCGACCTGGGCCTGGGCGACATGGACGGCTTCGACGTGCTGCGGTTCCTGCGCGCCGAGGGCTACGAGCTGCCCGTGATCGTCCTGACGGCACGCTCGTCCGTGACCGACACGGTCACGGGCCTGGAGTCCGGCGCCGACGACTACATGGCCAAGCCGTTCCGCTTCGAGGAGCTGCTGGCCCGCATCCGGCTGCGGCTGCGCAGCCAGCCGGCG encodes the following:
- the rplK gene encoding 50S ribosomal protein L11; translated protein: MPPKKKVTGLIKLQIKAGAATPAPPIGPALGQHGVNIMEFCKAYNAATEAQRGNVIPVEITVYEDRSFTFITKTPPAAELIKKAAGVAKGSPTPHTVKVATLTKAQVLEIATTKLEDLNANDLDAAQKIIAGTARSMGIKVEA
- the nusG gene encoding transcription termination/antitermination protein NusG; this translates as MSQESQEPTSGAEAELADALASVEAVEASAGDEIDDTSAAEVEGDEVEADEVEVAEVEVADDSEAGDADEAGPDDAADAADDDATDEAAPASDDEIDPDEDPVAAFKAQLRRMPGDWYVIHSYAGYENRVKANLESRTQSLNMEDYIHQVEVPMEEVVEIKNAQRKVVKRVRIPGYVLVRMDLTDESWGAVRHTPGVTGFVGHTHQPVPLTLDEVFSMLAPTLEIKTPAQQAAASSSKPVEVDFTVGESVTVTDGGPFDTLPATISEINPENQKLKVLVSLFGRETPVELSFSQVSKI
- the secE gene encoding preprotein translocase subunit SecE, translating into MSDTAAAAASDADGSAADRSEREPRREEHKRGLFARIALFVRQVVAELKKVVRPTRQELITYTSVVLVFVTVVMLFVTLIDLGIGKLTFWVFG
- a CDS encoding pyridoxal phosphate-dependent aminotransferase; the encoded protein is MSQHSAPTTTSTRARVSARVAAIAESATLAVDARAKALKAAGRPVIGFGAGEPDFPSPDYVVEAAVRAAQDPVNHRYSPAAGLPVLREAIAAKTLRDSGYDVKPSEVLVTNGGKQAVFQAFAALLDPGDEVLLPAPYWTTYPEAIRLTGAEPVEVFAGVDQGYLVTVEQLEAARTPRTKVLLFNSPSNPTGAVYSPEQTQEIGRWALEHGIWVVTDEIYEHLTYDDAVFTPIVRAVPELADTTVVLNGVAKTYAMTGWRVGWMIGPTDVIKAATNLQSHLTSNVANVSQRAAVAALTGDLSAVETMRAAFDRRRRTMVEMLSTIDGVRCPAPQGAFYAYPSVEGVLGRTIRGVTPTTSAELASLILDEVEVAVVPGEAFGPSGYLRLSYALGDDDLVEGVGRIQALLGEAV
- a CDS encoding ABC transporter ATP-binding protein, with the translated sequence MMTTNAPAVLVEGLHKRYGDKRAVDGLDLRVEHGEIVAVLGPNGAGKTTTVETLEGFRRADAGHVRVLGEDPARGGRAWRSRLGVVLQDNQDLAEVTVGEIVRHVAGFYPAPRDPDAVIDAVGLREKVSTRTRALSGGQRRRLDVALGVVGDPELLFLDEPTTGFDPQARHDFWDLVESLRDTGTTILLTTHYLEEAERLADRVVVVARGRVVAEGAPADLGGRRARRARVRWTVDGVGHEEATDTPTALVARLAAQVGRPDGEVPGLQVLRPTLEDVYLGLIGEAATDAATGTAATHEEAAR
- a CDS encoding sensor histidine kinase: MSTAAAAPPGRATVDRHGFWLRTLLMYDLVFVGMSTVYLIAVLTQADDLAEALVPATTMVVLTLAYALVGRRGAQRGSARLVDAYLVVLVVVVVVQVVNGDIGSVLLFLAFTQIWFFARTRVAGVVWATVLTVAITTGAVLRVQARGPQIAEIAAEYGAALLFAVVLGLWITQVAEQSEVRASLLEELSAAQDALAASHHEAGVVAERERLAAEIHDTLAQGFTSVVMLAQTATVELERGHADRAAARLAHIEDVARDNLAEARALVAAFAPPDLQDGTLADALARLAARFGAETGTHVEVVAAAADDVTGRDAQLVLLRVAQESLANVRRHAGASQVTLRLTRSGDEVVLEVADDGGGLRPGTPEGNGLRGMRARADAAGGALDVVGMPGGGTRVRVRVPAAVDAAATRPTATDGEAS
- a CDS encoding response regulator codes for the protein MTVRVVVADDHPVVRAGIVALLDLEPDLEVVGEAGDGEQAVALAAALRPDLVLMDLRMPGTDGADATARIVAEVPGVHVLVLTTYETDTDILRAVEAGATGYLLKDTPRDQLVAGVRAAARGESALSPSVARRLVQQVRGDGGDRLTPRERQVLAGVARGLSNAAVGRELFITEATVKTHLLRAFAKLGVDDRTRAVTVAIERGILPGA
- a CDS encoding sensor histidine kinase, translating into MRNGPASGRALGVPSEAPRATTSRVTVRGRLMTAVVALTAAAMTVAGVTGLALQLRATDARIDDSLSRAVTALRSTQAEGQVQPDGSRGPWTSVQAMLREAVEARVPAEHEGMLSMIDGTFDLRPADETRAIRLDTDEELMAWLGGLTPDDPLSDVPRTVRTSVTEYRLVAVPVSLEADPGVAGMFVVASDRTAQNAGVWRIFATYSLVGLVALAVTSLVAWFVVGRMLRPVRVLRDTVRRVTESDLSERIAVRGKDDLSDLAASVNSMLARLEGAFGSQRELLDDVGHELRTPLTIVRGHLELLDPGDESDVRATQSLALDELDRMQRLVDDLVTLATADRPDFVRRAPVDVGRLTDDVLEKARGLGERRFVVVSRADVMADVDAQRVTQAWLQLLANAVRFSAPGSTVRLGSEVSAGRLLVWVRDEGPGVPRDEETRIFERFHRGQADRVQHGAGLGLPIVAAIAAAHGGRVFLEHPPPGAGPGVGFVLDLPAVGLVDGESESLELVEPRR
- a CDS encoding response regulator transcription factor is translated as MTHILIAEDEERIAAFVAKGLRAHGYEATAVLTGEAALERVETGGVDLLVLDLGLGDMDGFDVLRFLRAEGYELPVIVLTARSSVTDTVTGLESGADDYMAKPFRFEELLARIRLRLRSQPAATAARGNVLVHGRLQLDLRTRRMKVDEVEVDLSAREFALAETFMRNPGDVLTRERLLSEVWGYDFDPGSNVVDVYVRYLRRKLGAEHFDTIRGVGYRLVDAPA